A window of Streptomyces marispadix contains these coding sequences:
- a CDS encoding methyltransferase domain-containing protein, with the protein MTSPVWDPELYERHSAHRNRPSQDLLARVPSLPDEATPHIADLGCGPGGPSLLLAERWPRARITGYDNSPAMLREARAYAGKTSAGGSLEFVDADLSTWRPGPGEHFDLLFSNAALHWVLPVEGNGGAGSAGGEAGLPGHAALFPSWLGALPPGGVLCFQVPGNFDAPSHALLLELRNSPRWRGRLGTASRSGSVLDPAGYLDVLDAMGCDVDAWETTYAHVLHGEDAVLDWVKGTGLRPVLTLLADEPAAQAEFLDEYGRLLREAYPPLGGDPSRGTVFPFRRIFVVAVKR; encoded by the coding sequence ATGACGTCACCTGTCTGGGACCCAGAGCTGTACGAACGCCACTCGGCGCACCGCAACCGCCCCTCACAGGACCTCCTCGCCCGGGTGCCCTCGCTGCCCGACGAGGCGACCCCGCACATCGCCGACCTCGGCTGCGGGCCCGGCGGCCCCTCCCTGCTGCTCGCCGAACGCTGGCCCCGCGCCCGTATCACCGGCTACGACAACTCCCCGGCCATGCTGCGGGAGGCCCGCGCCTACGCCGGGAAGACCTCCGCCGGGGGCAGCCTCGAATTCGTGGACGCCGATCTCTCCACATGGCGCCCCGGCCCGGGTGAGCACTTCGACCTGCTCTTCTCCAACGCGGCCCTGCACTGGGTGCTCCCCGTCGAGGGCAACGGAGGGGCGGGCTCCGCCGGTGGCGAGGCAGGCCTACCCGGGCATGCGGCGCTCTTCCCGTCATGGCTCGGAGCCCTGCCGCCCGGCGGCGTCCTCTGCTTCCAGGTCCCGGGCAACTTCGACGCCCCGAGCCACGCGCTGCTGCTGGAACTGCGCAACTCCCCGCGCTGGCGCGGCCGTCTGGGCACCGCTTCCCGCTCCGGTTCCGTACTGGACCCGGCCGGCTATCTCGACGTGCTGGACGCGATGGGCTGCGACGTGGACGCCTGGGAGACCACGTACGCCCATGTGCTGCACGGCGAGGACGCCGTACTGGACTGGGTCAAGGGCACCGGGCTGCGGCCGGTACTCACGCTCCTCGCGGACGAACCGGCCGCGCAGGCGGAGTTCCTCGACGAGTACGGGCGGCTGCTGCGCGAGGCGTATCCCCCGCTGGGCGGCGACCCCTCGCGGGGCACGGTCTTCCCCTTCCGGCGCATCTTCGTAGTGGCGGTGAAGCGATGA
- the tamR gene encoding MarR family transcriptional regulator TamR, protein MEDEVDRLVAAWRRERPDLDVEPLEVLSRVSRLARHLDRARRLAFSEHNLEPWEFDVLTALRRAGTPYQLSPGQLLTQTLVTSGTMTNRIDRLAKKGLVERLPDPSDRRGVLVRLTAEGRDRTDSALAGLLAQERAILVELSSAQRAELASLLRQLTAPFDNIPG, encoded by the coding sequence ATGGAGGACGAGGTCGACCGACTGGTGGCAGCCTGGCGCCGCGAGCGCCCGGACCTCGACGTGGAACCGTTGGAGGTCCTCAGCCGCGTGAGCAGACTCGCACGGCACCTGGACCGCGCACGCCGTCTCGCGTTCTCCGAACACAACCTGGAGCCCTGGGAGTTCGACGTTCTCACCGCGCTGCGCCGCGCGGGCACGCCGTATCAGCTCTCCCCCGGGCAGCTCCTCACTCAGACTCTGGTCACCTCGGGGACCATGACGAACCGCATCGACCGGCTCGCCAAGAAGGGCCTCGTCGAGCGCCTGCCCGACCCCAGCGACCGGCGAGGTGTGCTGGTGCGGCTGACCGCCGAGGGCCGCGACCGCACGGACAGCGCACTGGCCGGGCTCCTCGCGCAGGAGCGCGCGATCCTCGTGGAGCTGTCCTCGGCGCAGCGGGCCGAACTCGCTTCGCTGCTACGTCAGTTGACGGCGCCGTTCGACAACATCCCAGGCTGA
- a CDS encoding SDR family NAD(P)-dependent oxidoreductase, with translation MGGRHSDRFAGRTVLITGGGAGIGAATAHRLADEGAAVVVLDSDEGDGHRTAREITASGGRAAFVLGDVTDEPAWNRAVRTAHDGFGPLDGLVSNAGLMLPGEAGQLSLSDWQWQLHVNLTGAFLGLRACLDDLRARGGSVVLTSSVQALVGLRERPAYAAAKAGLTGLGRQLAVDYGPGIRVNSVLPGPIVTGAWEGTSEEDARRTAEQTVAGRYGHPDEVAAAIAFLLSDDASYVTGTSLVVDGGWSVYKTSL, from the coding sequence ATGGGCGGACGTCATTCGGATCGATTCGCGGGACGCACCGTCCTCATCACAGGCGGTGGCGCGGGCATCGGGGCCGCTACGGCTCACAGGCTGGCCGATGAGGGCGCGGCCGTGGTCGTACTCGACAGCGACGAGGGCGACGGCCATCGCACCGCACGCGAGATCACGGCCTCCGGGGGCCGTGCCGCCTTCGTGCTGGGCGACGTCACCGACGAGCCCGCATGGAACAGGGCGGTACGCACCGCACACGACGGTTTCGGGCCGCTCGACGGGCTGGTGAGCAACGCCGGGCTGATGCTGCCGGGCGAGGCCGGACAGCTCTCCCTCTCCGACTGGCAGTGGCAGCTCCATGTGAATCTGACGGGCGCGTTCCTCGGTCTGCGTGCGTGCCTGGACGATCTGCGCGCACGAGGCGGTTCGGTGGTGCTGACCTCGTCGGTGCAGGCTCTGGTGGGTCTGCGGGAGCGGCCCGCGTACGCGGCGGCGAAGGCGGGTCTAACGGGGCTCGGCCGTCAGCTCGCAGTCGACTACGGCCCCGGAATCCGCGTCAACAGCGTGCTGCCGGGGCCGATCGTCACCGGCGCCTGGGAGGGCACGAGCGAGGAGGACGCACGGCGGACCGCCGAGCAGACCGTCGCGGGCCGCTACGGCCATCCCGACGAAGTGGCCGCCGCCATCGCGTTCCTGCTCTCCGACGACGCCTCGTATGTGACGGGCACAAGCCTCGTCGTGGACGGCGGCTGGAGCGTGTACAAGACCTCGCTGTGA
- a CDS encoding LuxR C-terminal-related transcriptional regulator, producing the protein MQRIRVLVVDDHRIFAESLAAALAAEQDVEVAAAGSAQAALRCLERGAADGRRFDVLLVDADLSPPPGGAGAATGGGPGAHGHAGPANGANWPPSSVASRDGSPNGPPSAITSAPGSTGQGPPGAARPPGAPASGVQAASGVPTPVGGQQVGPRSASSGGRSQAPSDADPGGIPLVGRVRSDHPAVRTVVLAERDDPRQAASALQAGAGGWVAKDCSLSRLLQVIRGVLKDETHLPPALLTGVLKELTASRKHRTESERLVESLTPREREVLRCMVAGLGRKAVAERLYLSPHTVRTHMQNVLGKLGVHSTLAAVALARRAGVGPVDLEPSGAAR; encoded by the coding sequence ATGCAACGTATCCGTGTGCTGGTGGTCGACGACCACCGCATCTTCGCCGAGTCCCTGGCCGCTGCGCTCGCGGCCGAGCAGGACGTCGAGGTCGCCGCGGCGGGCAGTGCGCAGGCCGCGCTGCGCTGCCTGGAGCGGGGCGCCGCGGACGGGCGCCGCTTCGACGTGCTGCTGGTGGACGCGGACTTGTCGCCGCCGCCAGGGGGCGCGGGCGCGGCTACGGGCGGAGGGCCAGGCGCACACGGCCATGCCGGACCTGCGAACGGGGCCAACTGGCCGCCGTCTTCGGTGGCTTCACGTGACGGCTCGCCCAACGGGCCGCCGTCGGCGATCACTTCGGCCCCCGGCTCGACGGGTCAGGGCCCGCCGGGAGCCGCGCGTCCGCCCGGCGCCCCGGCCTCCGGAGTTCAGGCCGCCTCCGGTGTCCCGACTCCCGTAGGCGGGCAGCAAGTCGGCCCTCGTTCCGCCTCATCCGGTGGCAGGTCCCAGGCGCCGTCGGACGCCGACCCCGGCGGCATCCCCCTCGTAGGGCGGGTACGCAGCGACCACCCGGCGGTGCGCACGGTCGTACTGGCCGAACGGGACGATCCGCGTCAGGCCGCGTCAGCCCTACAGGCCGGTGCCGGAGGCTGGGTCGCCAAGGACTGCTCGCTCTCCCGGCTGCTCCAGGTCATCCGCGGTGTGCTGAAGGACGAGACGCATCTGCCGCCGGCGCTTCTGACGGGCGTGCTGAAGGAGTTGACCGCGTCCCGCAAGCATCGTACGGAGAGCGAACGGCTCGTGGAGTCGCTGACGCCGCGCGAGCGGGAGGTGCTGCGCTGCATGGTCGCGGGTCTCGGCCGCAAGGCCGTCGCCGAGCGGCTCTATCTCTCGCCGCACACCGTCCGTACGCATATGCAGAACGTCCTGGGCAAGCTGGGGGTCCACTCCACGCTGGCCGCGGTCGCGCTGGCACGCAGGGCGGGAGTTGGCCCGGTCGACCTGGAGCCGAGCGGCGCGGCGCGCTGA
- a CDS encoding GNAT family N-acetyltransferase: protein MFRIETQADEERRRLVRQRLRESNSRSSPVMAELRGTPSDSEVPVEVYAFDGDRLNGGLVGEAWGFWLHIRLLWVEESARGSGLGSRLMAAAEEHARDRLGCVNSRVETFDFQAPGFYRKLGYNHVGKIEDYPPGCTEHLFVKRL from the coding sequence ATGTTCCGCATAGAGACTCAGGCCGACGAGGAAAGACGCCGCCTCGTGCGTCAGCGGCTCCGTGAATCCAACTCCCGCAGCTCACCGGTGATGGCGGAGCTGCGCGGCACACCTTCGGATTCCGAAGTGCCCGTGGAGGTCTACGCGTTCGACGGCGACAGGCTCAACGGGGGCCTCGTCGGCGAAGCTTGGGGGTTCTGGCTGCACATCCGGCTGCTGTGGGTGGAGGAGTCGGCAAGAGGGTCCGGCCTCGGCTCACGGCTGATGGCCGCAGCCGAGGAACACGCCCGTGACCGGCTCGGATGCGTCAACTCGCGGGTGGAGACCTTCGATTTCCAGGCCCCCGGCTTCTACCGGAAGCTCGGCTACAACCATGTGGGAAAGATCGAGGACTATCCGCCCGGATGCACCGAGCATCTCTTCGTCAAGCGTCTGTAA
- the galK gene encoding galactokinase, with translation MTGFHSVYGSSPEGVWEAPGRVNLIGEHTDYNDGFVMPLALPQTCRVEAARRDDGVLRLHSADTSGGVTELRVDTLGPQSPGTAGDRGGWAAYPAGVAWALRAAGHQVGGADLHFESSVPTGAGLSSSAALEVATAVALDGLYGLGLPPHRIAELCRRAENEFAGVPCGVMDQMASACCTEGHALYLDTRDLTRRQVPLDLAAKGLRLLVVDTRVKHALGDGAYAERRAGCEAAAAELGVPSLRGVTPGELPSALGRLTDASLRPLVRHVVTENERVARTIRLLDAGETHAVGPVLTEGHASLRDDFRVSCPELDLVVEASNTAGALGARMTGGGFGGSAIVLVREDAAESVAKAVAEAFAEAGHRAPSVFEAVPGPGARRVTDA, from the coding sequence ATGACGGGCTTCCACTCGGTGTACGGGTCGTCGCCGGAGGGTGTATGGGAGGCGCCGGGCCGCGTCAATCTGATCGGCGAACACACCGACTACAACGACGGTTTCGTCATGCCGCTCGCTCTGCCGCAGACGTGCCGCGTGGAGGCGGCCCGCCGGGACGACGGCGTGCTGCGGCTGCACTCGGCCGACACCTCCGGCGGCGTCACCGAGCTGCGTGTGGACACCCTCGGCCCGCAGTCGCCCGGTACGGCAGGCGACCGCGGCGGCTGGGCCGCGTACCCGGCGGGAGTGGCATGGGCGCTGCGTGCCGCGGGCCACCAAGTGGGCGGCGCCGACCTGCACTTCGAAAGCAGCGTGCCCACCGGCGCCGGGCTCTCCTCGTCCGCCGCGCTGGAGGTCGCCACGGCCGTGGCGCTCGACGGGCTGTACGGGCTGGGCCTGCCGCCGCACCGCATCGCGGAGCTGTGCCGCCGCGCGGAGAACGAGTTCGCGGGCGTGCCCTGCGGAGTGATGGACCAGATGGCGTCCGCGTGCTGCACCGAGGGCCACGCCCTGTATCTCGACACCCGCGACCTCACACGCAGACAGGTCCCCCTCGACCTCGCGGCGAAGGGCCTGCGGCTGCTCGTCGTCGACACCCGCGTCAAGCACGCGCTGGGCGACGGCGCCTACGCCGAGCGCCGAGCGGGCTGCGAGGCCGCCGCCGCCGAGCTGGGCGTGCCCAGCCTGCGCGGCGTCACCCCCGGTGAACTCCCGTCGGCGCTGGGCCGGTTGACGGACGCGTCGCTGCGCCCGCTGGTGCGGCACGTCGTCACTGAGAACGAACGCGTCGCACGCACCATCCGCCTCCTCGACGCGGGCGAGACGCACGCCGTCGGGCCCGTACTGACCGAAGGACACGCCTCGCTGCGTGACGACTTCCGCGTCTCCTGCCCCGAACTCGATCTCGTCGTCGAGGCGTCGAACACCGCAGGTGCCCTCGGGGCACGTATGACGGGCGGCGGGTTCGGAGGCTCGGCGATCGTGCTCGTAAGGGAGGACGCCGCGGAATCCGTGGCGAAGGCGGTCGCCGAGGCGTTCGCGGAGGCCGGTCACCGCGCTCCGAGCGTCTTCGAGGCGGTGCCCGGCCCCGGTGCGCGAAGGGTTACAGACGCTTGA
- the galE gene encoding UDP-glucose 4-epimerase GalE produces MTASPRGRTPAAHSGKYLVTGGAGYVGSVVAAHLLEAGHSVVVLDDLSTGFRDAVPEGAEFVEGRVQDAARVLDSSYDGVLHFAAHSQVGESVQDPGKYWNNNVGGSIELLSAMRESGVRRLVFSSTAATYGEPESTPIHEDASEAPTNPYGASKLAVDHMISGECRAHGLAAVSLRYFNVAGAYGRYGERHDPESHLIPIVLQVAQGRREAVSVFGDDYPTPDGTCVRDYIHVADLAEAHLLAMAAMHGERGDPGAGEVPAGTHLICNLGNGNGFSVREVVETVRKVTGHPVPETAAPRREGDPAQLVASAERAVSRLGWRPTRTDLAEIVQTAWDFARSRTSREEQAAAAEGALSGGERGSGGRERGGA; encoded by the coding sequence GTGACTGCCAGCCCACGGGGGAGGACCCCCGCAGCACACAGCGGTAAGTACCTGGTCACGGGCGGCGCGGGTTACGTCGGGAGCGTCGTGGCCGCCCATCTGCTGGAGGCCGGGCACTCCGTGGTCGTGCTCGACGACCTCTCCACCGGCTTCCGCGACGCGGTCCCCGAAGGCGCCGAGTTCGTCGAGGGGCGCGTGCAGGACGCCGCACGGGTGCTGGACTCCTCGTACGACGGCGTGCTGCACTTCGCGGCCCACTCCCAGGTCGGCGAGTCCGTCCAGGACCCCGGCAAGTACTGGAACAACAACGTAGGCGGCAGCATCGAACTGCTCAGCGCCATGCGGGAGTCGGGCGTGCGCAGGCTCGTCTTCTCCTCGACCGCCGCCACCTACGGCGAGCCGGAGAGCACCCCCATCCACGAGGACGCGTCCGAGGCGCCCACGAACCCCTATGGCGCCTCCAAGCTCGCCGTGGACCACATGATCAGCGGGGAGTGCCGTGCGCACGGCCTGGCCGCCGTGTCCCTGCGCTACTTCAACGTCGCGGGCGCCTACGGGCGTTACGGCGAGCGGCACGACCCCGAGTCGCATCTGATCCCCATCGTGCTCCAGGTCGCGCAGGGCCGCCGCGAGGCGGTCTCCGTCTTCGGCGACGACTATCCGACACCCGACGGCACCTGTGTACGCGACTACATCCATGTCGCCGACCTCGCGGAGGCCCATCTGCTCGCCATGGCCGCGATGCACGGCGAGCGCGGGGACCCCGGCGCGGGCGAAGTCCCCGCAGGCACGCATCTGATCTGCAACCTGGGCAACGGCAACGGCTTCTCCGTACGCGAGGTCGTCGAGACCGTCCGCAAGGTCACGGGGCACCCGGTGCCCGAGACCGCCGCGCCCCGGCGGGAGGGCGACCCGGCGCAGCTCGTCGCCTCGGCGGAGCGTGCCGTGAGCCGTCTCGGCTGGCGGCCCACGCGTACGGACCTGGCCGAAATCGTCCAGACCGCCTGGGACTTCGCCCGGTCGCGGACTTCCCGTGAAGAGCAGGCCGCAGCCGCCGAAGGCGCGCTCTCCGGCGGCGAGCGCGGTTCCGGCGGCAGGGAACGAGGGGGAGCATGA
- the galT gene encoding galactose-1-phosphate uridylyltransferase, whose amino-acid sequence MKKTSNRLADGREIIYFDLRDDKVRDRDDRRPLGRTTTASEIRYDPLLAEWTAVTAHRQERTYHPPADACPLCPTRDDGNPSEIPEPDYDVAVFENRFPSFAGGPGPETADGAVPSVRDGLLTHRPGAGRCEVVCFTSDHHASFASLTGEHAGLVLEAWTDRTAELSQLPGVEQIFCFENRGAEIGVTLAHPHGQIYAYPFVTPRTARMLDSVARHAARTDGRNLFDDVLAAELSDGRRVVCRNEHWVAFVPHAAHWPYEVHLYPTGRVPDLMALSEEARAAFPGIYLEVLRRFDRIFGPDEPPTPYISAWHQAPFSLPARGRQTDGVRDGAAMSVAREDFALHLELFTIRRTSGKLKFLAGSESGMSVFINDVPPERAAERLREVASDCQPTGEDPRSTQR is encoded by the coding sequence TTGAAGAAGACGTCGAACCGGCTGGCCGACGGCCGCGAGATCATCTATTTCGATCTGCGTGACGACAAGGTGCGCGACCGCGACGACCGGCGTCCGCTCGGGCGCACCACCACGGCCTCCGAGATCCGCTACGACCCGCTGCTCGCGGAGTGGACCGCTGTCACCGCGCACCGGCAGGAGCGTACGTACCACCCGCCCGCCGACGCCTGCCCGCTCTGCCCGACCCGCGACGACGGGAATCCGAGCGAGATCCCCGAACCGGACTACGACGTCGCGGTGTTCGAGAACCGCTTCCCCTCATTCGCGGGCGGGCCCGGCCCGGAGACCGCGGACGGCGCTGTGCCTTCCGTGCGCGACGGACTGCTGACGCACCGACCCGGCGCTGGCCGCTGCGAGGTCGTGTGCTTCACCTCCGACCACCACGCCTCGTTCGCGTCCCTCACCGGCGAGCATGCCGGGCTCGTGCTCGAAGCATGGACCGACCGCACCGCCGAGCTGTCCCAACTCCCGGGCGTGGAGCAGATCTTCTGCTTCGAGAACCGTGGCGCGGAGATCGGCGTGACCCTCGCGCACCCGCACGGGCAGATCTACGCCTATCCGTTCGTCACGCCGCGCACCGCGCGCATGCTCGACTCCGTGGCCCGGCACGCGGCCCGTACGGACGGACGGAACCTCTTCGACGACGTACTCGCGGCTGAACTGTCCGACGGCCGCCGCGTGGTGTGCCGGAACGAGCACTGGGTGGCCTTCGTCCCGCACGCCGCGCACTGGCCGTACGAGGTGCACCTCTATCCCACCGGCCGGGTGCCGGACCTGATGGCGCTCAGCGAGGAGGCGAGGGCGGCGTTCCCGGGGATCTATCTGGAGGTGCTGCGCCGCTTCGATCGCATCTTCGGCCCGGACGAGCCGCCGACCCCTTATATATCCGCCTGGCACCAGGCGCCGTTCTCGCTGCCCGCACGCGGGCGGCAGACGGACGGCGTACGGGACGGTGCCGCGATGTCCGTCGCCCGCGAGGACTTCGCACTGCACCTTGAGCTTTTCACCATCCGACGGACTTCCGGCAAACTGAAGTTCCTCGCGGGTTCCGAATCCGGGATGAGCGTGTTCATCAACGATGTGCCGCCGGAGCGGGCGGCCGAGCGACTGCGAGAGGTAGCGAGTGACTGCCAGCCCACGGGGGAGGACCCCCGCAGCACACAGCGGTAA
- a CDS encoding response regulator transcription factor: MSVRLMVVDDHRLLAEALASALKLRGHRVLAAAAPSAGAADLVLSRAPEVCLLGTAVPAEAGVFDPVVRIKHEKPQIAVVVLGPVPSPRGVASAFAAGASGYVRHDERIEGVERAMMKARAGDVAVAPQLLQESFADLLNPAPEPDDEGARLLQLLTPREVEVLTRVAEGEDTRLIATGMNIAPSTARTHVQRVLMKLGVGSRLEAAALAARTGLLDRAYEPGASQG, encoded by the coding sequence ATGAGCGTCCGGCTCATGGTGGTGGACGATCACAGACTGCTCGCCGAGGCGCTGGCTTCGGCGTTGAAACTGCGCGGCCACCGGGTGCTGGCTGCCGCCGCCCCGAGCGCGGGTGCGGCGGATCTGGTGCTGAGCAGGGCGCCCGAAGTGTGTCTGCTGGGCACGGCGGTTCCCGCCGAGGCGGGCGTCTTCGATCCGGTGGTGCGGATAAAGCACGAGAAGCCGCAGATAGCCGTCGTGGTGCTGGGCCCCGTGCCGAGTCCTCGCGGTGTGGCCTCCGCCTTCGCCGCGGGCGCGTCCGGCTACGTGCGGCACGACGAGCGCATAGAGGGCGTCGAGCGCGCCATGATGAAGGCACGGGCAGGCGACGTCGCGGTGGCGCCGCAGCTCCTTCAGGAGTCCTTCGCCGACCTCCTCAATCCGGCCCCCGAGCCCGACGACGAGGGCGCACGTCTCCTCCAACTCCTCACGCCCCGTGAGGTGGAGGTGCTGACGCGGGTCGCGGAGGGGGAGGACACCCGTCTTATCGCCACGGGGATGAACATCGCGCCGAGCACCGCCCGTACCCATGTGCAGCGGGTGCTGATGAAGCTGGGCGTCGGCTCCCGGCTGGAGGCGGCGGCACTGGCGGCCCGCACGGGGCTGCTCGATCGGGCATACGAGCCGGGCGCGTCGCAGGGCTGA
- a CDS encoding outer membrane protein assembly factor BamB family protein, protein MSQPPPPPSQPPAGDTPDPDKSAEDTGSPEPAPGLDKESGASGAPGAQQPPSGSPGETPQQPAQPPQQPGGFGAPPQPPAGGYGYPQQPPAGGFGAPPQPPAGGYGYPQQPPQGAGYGFPQQPPQGGGYGYGYAQQPGQPGQPGQPYGQNPGMYPTAPPGGPYGPGAPGQGGGNGKVIAIVAAAVAAVLAVVTVGFFLVHENGKTEAEGEKKTGTTGGGGGKPASTEGRELFKIPSPKLTDEETASVTGAWATDKIFAKSTLDGIIGMDAASGKQAWKISLDGQICAASRHATDDGKTAVIVAETRSSRARCNQMAVVDLDKGKKLWQETMPNSDSATTLGMNMSISQNVVAAKWIGGSVAYKLSGGGPLWKSEGSSGTGGCEDEGFAGGKELMAVVQCGSYSEPKLKVQKLNPKTGEANWEFDVPKGVQSARVVSSDPVVIAVSAGTSTTTDVMTVGEDEKLKSKISLGDRKYDPGCSTGVESCSSVVVDDDYVYLPSARHQGDSASTNEIIAFDIDSGRPKWKSDAGERRTIVPVRMEGDKLIAYKKPTYDAGGQVVAVDPAAQGKQELYMRNPDDSAEIENNLAGITLREPPLYQNGRLFLHQTILSKRSTSSYGKYLGIGFGAK, encoded by the coding sequence ATGTCGCAGCCGCCTCCGCCGCCCAGTCAGCCCCCGGCAGGGGACACACCTGACCCGGACAAGTCCGCCGAGGACACAGGCAGCCCTGAACCGGCCCCCGGGCTGGACAAGGAGTCCGGAGCGTCCGGGGCGCCGGGGGCTCAGCAGCCGCCGTCCGGCTCCCCCGGCGAGACCCCTCAGCAGCCCGCGCAGCCACCGCAGCAGCCGGGCGGCTTCGGCGCGCCGCCGCAGCCTCCGGCCGGTGGCTACGGCTATCCGCAGCAGCCGCCAGCGGGCGGTTTCGGGGCTCCGCCGCAGCCTCCGGCAGGCGGTTACGGCTATCCGCAGCAGCCACCGCAGGGCGCCGGTTACGGCTTCCCCCAACAGCCGCCCCAGGGCGGCGGATACGGCTACGGCTACGCGCAGCAGCCCGGCCAGCCTGGTCAACCGGGCCAGCCGTACGGCCAGAACCCGGGCATGTACCCGACGGCCCCTCCCGGCGGCCCCTATGGACCCGGCGCACCGGGCCAAGGCGGCGGCAACGGCAAGGTGATCGCGATCGTCGCGGCCGCGGTCGCCGCCGTGCTGGCGGTCGTGACGGTCGGCTTCTTCCTGGTGCACGAGAACGGCAAGACGGAGGCCGAGGGCGAGAAGAAGACGGGCACGACCGGCGGCGGAGGCGGCAAGCCGGCGAGCACCGAGGGCAGGGAACTGTTCAAGATCCCGTCGCCGAAGCTCACGGACGAGGAGACGGCGAGCGTCACGGGCGCCTGGGCCACCGACAAGATCTTCGCGAAGAGCACCCTCGACGGCATCATCGGCATGGACGCCGCCAGCGGGAAGCAGGCGTGGAAGATCTCCCTCGACGGCCAGATCTGCGCCGCGTCCAGGCACGCCACGGACGACGGCAAGACGGCCGTGATCGTCGCCGAGACCAGGTCCTCTCGCGCGAGGTGCAATCAGATGGCCGTCGTCGACCTGGACAAGGGCAAGAAGCTCTGGCAGGAGACGATGCCCAACAGCGACAGCGCCACCACGCTGGGCATGAACATGAGCATCAGCCAGAACGTCGTCGCCGCCAAGTGGATCGGCGGCTCCGTGGCGTACAAGCTCTCCGGCGGCGGGCCGCTGTGGAAGTCCGAGGGCAGCAGCGGTACGGGCGGCTGCGAGGACGAGGGCTTCGCGGGCGGCAAGGAGCTGATGGCGGTCGTGCAGTGCGGCAGCTACAGCGAGCCGAAGCTGAAGGTGCAGAAGCTCAACCCCAAGACGGGCGAGGCGAATTGGGAGTTCGACGTGCCGAAGGGCGTGCAGAGCGCCCGGGTGGTCTCCTCCGACCCGGTGGTGATCGCCGTCAGCGCCGGCACCAGCACCACCACGGACGTGATGACGGTCGGTGAGGACGAGAAGCTCAAGTCCAAGATCTCCCTCGGCGACCGCAAGTACGACCCGGGATGCAGCACCGGCGTCGAGTCGTGCTCCAGCGTCGTGGTCGACGACGACTACGTCTATCTGCCCTCGGCGCGGCACCAGGGCGACTCCGCGTCGACCAACGAGATCATCGCCTTCGACATCGACTCCGGGCGCCCCAAGTGGAAGTCGGACGCGGGCGAGCGGCGCACCATCGTGCCCGTACGCATGGAGGGCGACAAGCTCATCGCGTACAAGAAGCCGACGTACGACGCGGGCGGGCAGGTCGTCGCCGTCGATCCGGCCGCGCAGGGGAAGCAGGAGCTGTACATGCGCAACCCCGACGACAGCGCCGAGATCGAGAACAACCTCGCGGGCATCACCCTGCGCGAGCCGCCCCTGTACCAGAACGGGCGTCTCTTCCTCCACCAGACGATCCTGTCGAAGCGGAGCACGAGCAGCTACGGCAAGTACCTCGGCATCGGCTTCGGCGCGAAGTGA